The sequence below is a genomic window from Methanobacterium sp..
AACTTTTGTTAAGGAAACTGCTCCTAAGATTGTGAAATATTATAATAAGACTGTTAAGCCGTGGATGGAGAAGAATGTTAAACCTGCCATGCATAAACGTTTAGATCCTGTTTGGAGTCATCCTGCTACACAATGGCTTGTGAAAAATGTGCCTGGCGCTAAACATGTGACAGATCGTTTAGGATGGTTTTGAAATAAGTTAGGAGTATGGTAAAACTTATAGAAAAATTTTAGGTGACAAATAATGGCAGTTTTTGAAAAGTATGATGTGGATGGTCTTGGTGAAGTAGTAATTGAAATTAAGAAATTGAAGGAAGAGGGTTATTATTTTGGTTTGTTGATGACAAATTTGGAGTATGGCTGGTTTGTTGATAATGAAACTGCTTATAAAGAACTGAAATGTGAGGTTGTGAATATGGGACGTGAATTTTTAGGGTACCAACCTATTAATTTACCTCCTTTTACAAGAGTAATTGCATATCAAGACCTACAAAGCCTATATAATGTTCTAACTGGAATATATGTTACTTGTATTGGTAGACAATTAAATTCAGAAGAGATGGAAAAAATTTCCGACAACCTAGAAATCCGCATAATGAAAAACATGACACAATTCGACCAAATCATGGAAAAACCTGAAATAAATAAGGATTACTTTAAAAAATTACGGAAAATCAAATGGGGAAAGAATTCCAGAAATTTATGTCTTGAGTTGGGAGAACTTAAGTTATATGCAGGATTTCCTAGAAGAAGAACACCTGCAAGGTTTCAGATAGAACAGGATCTTTTAGATCAGTTTCTTGCTGCTTGTAGTGCGGTGAATAATAGTCGGGATAAAATAGAACAGGAAGATGTTATTGTTGCTTTTAAAACGTATTTTAAGCTTTTGAAAACTGATCTTCCTGATTTAGTGGATAGATTAGAAAAAGGGTCCATATAAAGGGAGTTTGATGGTATGGGTTTTAGTGAGTCTGGGTTTGAGTTTGTGTCTGTTTGGCGGAGAGCTGCAGCTTTTTTAGTTGATTTGTTTTTATTGTTCATTTTTTGTGGTTTAATATTTTTTGGAGGTTTAAGTTCTTCAAACATGCTTATAGCAGTTTTATTCCTTTTAATATGTACTATAATCTTTTTTGGGTATTTCATTTTCTTTGAAGGCCCCCTAAGTGGAAGCACACCGGGCA
It includes:
- a CDS encoding RDD family protein; the encoded protein is MGFSESGFEFVSVWRRAAAFLVDLFLLFIFCGLIFFGGLSSSNMLIAVLFLLICTIIFFGYFIFFEGPLSGSTPGKQLLSIIVVDQNNLQPISYQKSIIRNILRIIDLFPYIIPGLIGLIAIITSKKKQRLGDKAAKTIVIKKK